In Mycolicibacterium phocaicum, one DNA window encodes the following:
- a CDS encoding TetR/AcrR family transcriptional regulator, translated as MRRHGWSGDIPVDDEEAVRRIVSAARSSIDVRGSVTVSDVATELGITRQTVYRYFPTLDALMAGTALSAVVDFLDRLADDLQSITDPSEAVIEGIAYTLEQLPNDRYLSLVMHPGRASAFAAGVTSETSISFGRSILERFQVDWRAAGFSGRQLDELVEFMLRTLQSFILDPGGPERHGQELRAFLRRWVAPAVRIHHDAATHTAP; from the coding sequence ATGCGCAGACACGGCTGGTCTGGTGACATCCCCGTCGACGACGAGGAGGCGGTTCGCCGCATTGTCAGCGCGGCGCGCTCATCGATCGACGTGCGAGGCTCGGTGACCGTGTCCGATGTGGCCACTGAACTCGGGATCACCCGGCAGACCGTGTATCGCTACTTCCCCACCCTCGACGCACTGATGGCCGGCACCGCGTTATCAGCAGTCGTAGACTTTCTCGACCGTTTGGCCGACGACCTGCAATCGATCACCGATCCCTCCGAGGCCGTGATCGAAGGCATCGCCTACACGTTGGAACAACTGCCCAACGATCGCTATCTGAGCTTGGTCATGCACCCCGGCAGGGCGAGTGCCTTCGCCGCCGGCGTCACCTCAGAAACGTCGATCTCGTTCGGTCGATCAATCCTCGAGCGTTTCCAGGTCGATTGGCGCGCAGCCGGTTTCAGTGGCCGGCAACTCGACGAGCTCGTCGAGTTCATGCTCCGCACACTGCAGTCGTTCATCCTGGATCCCGGCGGCCCGGAGCGGCACGGCCAAGAGTTGCGAGCCTTTCTCCGGCGCTGGGTCGCGCCGGCAGTCCGGATCCATCACGACGCAGCCACCCACACAGCTCCGTAG
- a CDS encoding pyridoxamine 5'-phosphate oxidase family protein encodes MAKQFPEINDRFRTFIAAQSMYFVATAARDGRVNLSPKGLDSLRVLGPHRVAWLNLTGSGNETSAHLLDNPRMTLMFCSFDREPMILRLYGTAREVAPGDADWDELYSQFPPHISSRQIYDVSVDIVQTSCGFGVPLMSVESERVLLDTWAEKKGPEGVAEYWQQKNLSSIDGAPTKLGLG; translated from the coding sequence ATGGCCAAGCAGTTCCCGGAGATAAACGACCGGTTCCGCACGTTCATCGCCGCGCAGAGCATGTACTTCGTGGCGACGGCGGCGCGCGACGGCCGGGTGAACCTCTCGCCGAAGGGTTTGGACTCGCTCCGCGTCCTCGGGCCACATCGGGTGGCCTGGCTGAACCTGACCGGCAGCGGCAATGAGACGTCGGCGCATCTGCTCGACAACCCGCGGATGACGTTGATGTTCTGCTCGTTCGATCGCGAGCCGATGATCCTGCGCCTGTACGGCACCGCCCGCGAGGTCGCACCCGGCGACGCGGACTGGGACGAGCTCTACAGCCAGTTCCCGCCCCACATCAGTTCTCGTCAGATCTATGACGTGAGCGTGGATATCGTCCAGACCTCATGCGGCTTCGGCGTGCCCCTCATGTCGGTCGAGTCCGAGCGCGTCCTGCTCGACACCTGGGCCGAGAAGAAGGGGCCCGAGGGCGTCGCCGAATACTGGCAGCAGAAGAACCTGTCGAGCATCGACGGGGCACCGACGAAGCTGGGGTTGGGCTGA
- a CDS encoding acyl-CoA dehydrogenase family protein: protein MPNSRGLLLNPNDFDPQHLDPETRRQLRALIEWFEDRGKVRLLRDDLDATWVADFLEFIKRERVFATFLTPSEFADGDSNKRWDTSRNAVLSEILGFYGLAYWYAEQVTILGLGPIWQSDNIKAKERAAAQLEAGGVMAFALSEREHGADIYNTDMLLTPTSDEGVVFRASGEKYYIGNGNVAGMVSVFSRRTDVDGPEGYVWFVADSGHENYELIDNVVHGQMFVSTFRLNDYPVHEEDILCTGPEAFSAALNTVNVGKFNLCSGSIGMCEHAFYEAITHANNRILYGNPVTDFPHVRASFVDVYARLIAMKLFSDRAIDYFRSAGIEDRRYLLFNPVTKSKVTSEGERVITLLWDVLAAKGFEKNTYFNEVNRLIGALPRLEGTVHVNVAQILKFMPNYMFNPASYPEIGTRDDAADDVFFWAQGPARGASKVQFADWAPVYERHLEVPNVARFYEQVQAFKDLLLTAAPDADQQRDLDFVLVVGHLFTLVVYGQLILEQAELTGLDHDLLDQIFDFQIRDFSSYAVALHGKPSSTVAQQEWALSAIRKPVADVGRFDRVWEQVAAYDGAYEMRP, encoded by the coding sequence ATGCCGAACTCTCGTGGCCTGCTGCTCAACCCGAACGACTTCGACCCTCAGCACCTCGATCCTGAGACGCGGCGTCAGCTGCGGGCGTTGATCGAGTGGTTCGAGGATCGTGGCAAAGTGCGCTTGCTGCGCGACGACCTGGATGCAACGTGGGTCGCCGACTTTCTCGAATTCATCAAGAGGGAGCGCGTTTTCGCGACGTTCCTGACGCCGTCCGAGTTCGCCGACGGTGACTCGAACAAGCGCTGGGACACCTCACGCAATGCCGTGCTGAGCGAGATCCTGGGGTTCTACGGGCTCGCGTACTGGTACGCCGAACAGGTCACCATCCTCGGCCTCGGCCCCATCTGGCAGAGCGACAACATCAAGGCCAAGGAACGGGCCGCCGCCCAACTCGAGGCGGGCGGCGTCATGGCATTCGCGTTGTCCGAACGCGAGCACGGCGCCGACATCTACAACACCGACATGCTGCTGACGCCGACGTCCGACGAGGGCGTGGTGTTCCGGGCCTCAGGCGAGAAGTACTACATCGGCAATGGCAACGTGGCGGGCATGGTGTCGGTGTTCTCGCGCCGCACCGACGTCGACGGGCCCGAGGGCTACGTGTGGTTCGTCGCGGACAGTGGTCACGAGAACTACGAACTGATCGACAACGTCGTGCACGGCCAGATGTTCGTCAGCACGTTCCGTCTCAACGACTATCCCGTGCACGAGGAGGACATCCTGTGCACCGGGCCGGAGGCGTTCTCGGCGGCGCTCAACACCGTCAACGTCGGCAAGTTCAACCTGTGCAGCGGCTCGATCGGGATGTGCGAGCACGCGTTCTACGAGGCGATCACGCACGCGAACAACCGCATCCTCTACGGCAACCCCGTCACCGACTTCCCGCATGTGCGTGCGTCATTCGTCGACGTCTACGCCCGGCTGATCGCGATGAAGCTGTTCAGCGATCGCGCCATCGACTACTTCCGCAGTGCCGGCATCGAGGATCGCCGGTACCTGCTGTTCAACCCCGTCACCAAGTCGAAGGTCACGTCCGAGGGCGAGCGGGTCATCACCCTGCTGTGGGATGTGCTGGCCGCCAAGGGATTCGAGAAGAACACCTATTTCAACGAGGTCAACCGCCTGATCGGCGCCCTGCCCCGGCTCGAGGGCACGGTGCACGTGAACGTCGCGCAGATCCTGAAGTTCATGCCGAACTACATGTTCAACCCGGCGAGCTATCCGGAGATCGGTACCCGCGACGACGCTGCCGACGACGTCTTCTTCTGGGCACAGGGACCCGCGCGCGGCGCGTCGAAGGTGCAGTTCGCGGATTGGGCGCCGGTCTACGAGCGGCACCTCGAGGTCCCGAATGTGGCCCGCTTCTACGAGCAGGTGCAGGCGTTCAAGGACCTGCTGCTGACCGCGGCACCCGATGCCGACCAACAGCGCGACCTCGACTTCGTCCTGGTCGTCGGGCACCTGTTCACGCTGGTCGTCTACGGGCAGCTGATCCTGGAGCAGGCCGAACTGACCGGCCTCGACCACGACCTGCTGGATCAGATCTTCGACTTCCAGATCCGCGACTTCTCGTCGTATGCGGTTGCGTTGCACGGCAAGCCGAGTTCGACGGTGGCGCAACAGGAGTGGGCGTTGTCTGCCATCCGCAAGCCCGTCGCCGATGTGGGTCGTTTCGATCGGGTCTGGGAACAGGTGGCGGCCTACGACGGGGCCTACGAGATGCGACCCTAG
- a CDS encoding aromatic ring-hydroxylating oxygenase subunit alpha, translating into MTAIAEGPVSNQDEQLTRRALRHAVDKTTDMADRELRVPLHYYRDPKITEIEESQVLRRVPLAIVPSAQIPHVNDYVVRSVLGDSLLVTRDRDGASHVFLNYCRHRGAKPACGAGNAARFTCPYHAWSYKNTGELFTVPGKSGFDSMNKADYGLVELPSQERHGFIWAVLTAGADVDVDGHLGPIGPELELMNYASYGYHTEKEFQSQVSWKGALEAFAEGYHFPFVHGESVIGQNTLPNTGVYDEYGKHHRIGFPFNWVANLADDPTGSWDPHQNMGVIYWIYPNLILANSPIGVEIIDILPAGEPTRCSVRHSWMGRVPATDDEMRAVYDQVYDNVHAAVVDEDFAMLPQCGEGVRRGQHDHMIIGRNEIGVQHMIRVFAEELGVALG; encoded by the coding sequence ATGACGGCGATCGCCGAAGGACCGGTCAGCAATCAGGACGAGCAACTGACCAGGCGCGCCTTGCGTCACGCGGTCGACAAGACGACCGATATGGCCGACCGTGAGCTGCGGGTGCCGTTGCACTACTACCGCGATCCGAAGATCACGGAGATCGAGGAGTCGCAGGTGCTGCGCCGCGTGCCTCTTGCGATCGTGCCGTCGGCCCAGATTCCCCATGTCAACGACTACGTCGTGCGCTCGGTGTTGGGTGACTCGCTACTGGTGACCCGCGATCGTGACGGCGCCAGTCACGTGTTCCTCAACTACTGCCGTCACCGCGGCGCGAAGCCGGCCTGCGGGGCCGGTAACGCCGCCCGGTTCACGTGCCCGTACCACGCGTGGAGCTACAAGAACACCGGCGAACTGTTCACCGTTCCCGGCAAGTCTGGGTTCGATTCGATGAACAAGGCCGACTATGGACTGGTCGAGCTGCCAAGCCAGGAGCGGCATGGCTTCATCTGGGCCGTGCTGACGGCCGGCGCCGACGTCGACGTCGATGGTCATCTCGGGCCGATCGGGCCGGAGCTCGAGCTGATGAACTATGCCTCGTATGGCTATCACACGGAGAAAGAATTCCAGTCCCAGGTGTCGTGGAAGGGCGCCCTGGAAGCGTTCGCCGAGGGGTATCACTTCCCATTTGTTCACGGCGAGAGCGTGATTGGACAGAACACCCTGCCCAACACCGGGGTTTACGACGAGTATGGCAAGCACCATCGCATCGGCTTTCCCTTCAACTGGGTCGCCAATCTTGCCGACGACCCGACCGGATCGTGGGACCCGCACCAGAACATGGGCGTCATCTACTGGATCTATCCCAACCTCATCCTGGCGAACAGCCCGATCGGCGTGGAGATCATCGACATCCTGCCGGCCGGCGAACCGACGCGATGCTCGGTGCGGCACAGTTGGATGGGCCGGGTGCCGGCCACCGACGACGAGATGCGCGCGGTCTACGACCAGGTGTACGACAACGTCCACGCTGCTGTCGTCGACGAGGACTTCGCCATGTTGCCTCAGTGTGGGGAAGGCGTCAGGCGTGGTCAGCACGACCACATGATCATCGGCCGCAACGAGATTGGTGTGCAGCACATGATCAGAGTGTTCGCAGAGGAGCTCGGTGTGGCGCTCGGATGA
- a CDS encoding cupin domain-containing protein: protein MTKLRIGNACAALGLAMLSAPVAAATPPEGDVVRTDLARGDTAVPVEIVTGGAPSTLIVQGLKLAPGASSGWHTHPGTEYSAINTGGVVLQTADDCAGTEFGSGQAVFIPAGVPHRVANDSAGAAEVVVTYTVPVDVPLRVDAPDACAG, encoded by the coding sequence ATGACAAAGTTGCGCATTGGGAATGCCTGCGCCGCACTCGGCTTGGCGATGTTGTCGGCGCCCGTCGCGGCGGCGACGCCGCCCGAGGGTGACGTCGTGCGGACCGACCTGGCGCGCGGCGACACTGCGGTCCCGGTCGAGATCGTCACCGGTGGAGCGCCATCGACGCTGATCGTGCAGGGATTGAAACTGGCCCCGGGCGCGAGCAGTGGCTGGCACACCCACCCCGGGACCGAGTATTCGGCGATCAACACCGGTGGTGTCGTACTGCAAACCGCCGACGACTGCGCGGGGACCGAATTCGGCAGTGGCCAAGCGGTTTTCATTCCCGCCGGAGTGCCGCACCGGGTTGCCAACGACAGCGCCGGGGCCGCCGAAGTCGTCGTCACCTATACGGTGCCCGTCGATGTGCCGTTGCGGGTCGATGCCCCCGACGCCTGCGCGGGCTGA
- a CDS encoding sugar O-acetyltransferase, producing MARSMRDRMLAGDLYLADDPELIRESRRAQQLTHRINTLDPTDTEERNRLLHELLGTFGDGSEIRPPLQCDYGYQTTIGARTFANFGLILLDVARISIGDDVQIGPNVQLLTATHPLEPGPRRDKWEAAEPITIGDNVWLGGGVIVCPGVTIGADTVVGAGSVVTRDLPPRVLAVGTPARVIRAL from the coding sequence ATGGCTCGTTCAATGCGCGACCGCATGCTCGCTGGTGACCTGTACCTCGCCGATGACCCCGAACTGATCCGCGAATCGAGGCGCGCGCAGCAGCTCACCCACCGCATCAACACGCTCGATCCCACCGACACCGAGGAACGAAATCGGCTCCTTCACGAGCTCCTGGGCACTTTTGGCGACGGCAGTGAGATCCGCCCGCCGCTGCAGTGCGACTACGGCTACCAAACCACCATCGGCGCCCGCACTTTCGCCAATTTCGGCCTCATCCTGCTCGACGTCGCACGCATCAGCATCGGGGACGACGTCCAGATCGGACCCAACGTGCAACTGCTGACGGCCACCCATCCGCTGGAGCCGGGACCCCGCCGAGACAAGTGGGAAGCGGCCGAGCCGATCACGATCGGCGACAACGTGTGGCTGGGCGGCGGCGTCATCGTGTGCCCCGGCGTCACCATCGGCGCGGACACCGTGGTGGGTGCCGGTTCGGTCGTCACGCGCGATCTGCCGCCGCGCGTGCTCGCCGTCGGCACCCCGGCTCGAGTGATCCGCGCGCTCTAG